The genomic interval AACACCAATCTTAAATAAATAAATAAATCCTATTCGAAGATACCAACAAATTTATCGCCCATTTTTTAAAAGTAAGGCAAATGTCCAGCCAAAATAAGGGAAAATGCGTACCGTATAGGGAAGGCATTACCTCCTCAAATGTTAGCGCCGGATTTGAAGTGCGGACTCTAAGCTCCGCACTCTTTTTTATGTGATAAAAAATGAGGATATATATCTTTATACCCATATCATTTCTTTATTCTATCCAGCCTTACAGAATAAATAAAATGATGTGAACTCCCATTCTCTAAGAAAAAATATATTATTAGCATGAATCTTATTTTAATGTAAACTATATTTATATATAGAAGAATATTTGACAAAAGTCTTAGTTACAATGTACACTAATTATAAACATTATAAAGTAATAATATTTATTATAGCGAGGTGCATGGCGGATGTCTGAACATCAATTAAAAGATGCATTAGATTCACTCAAGCAAACTGGAGTACGGATCACACCGCAACGTCATGCTATACTTGAATTCTTAGTCGATTCCATGACACACCCTACAGCCGATGATATATATAAAGCATTAGAAGGAAAATTCCCTAATATGAGTGTTGCGACTGTTTATAACAACTTAAGGGTATTTCGTGAAGTTGGACTAGTAAAGGAATTAACGTATGGCGATTCATCAAGTCGCTTTGATTTTGTCACATCTGATCATTATCACTGTATTTGTGAAAAATGTGGAAAGATCGTTGATTTTCATTACCCTGGACTTGATGAAGTTGAAGCGTTAGCGGCACATGTGACTGGATTTAAAGTTAGTCATCACCGTTTAGAGATATACGGAATGTGCAACAGTTGTGAAAAAAATGAAACTCATTAAAAACAAGCTTAGTCATCAAACTAAGCTTGTTTTTTTATATTTTTTTTATAAGGACCAAAAAGGATGATTTTCAATAGATGAAGCACAATAATTCATGATGAAGGATTATACGAGAAAGCTCTTATGTGGATACTTTTTTATCTTTTTTTTATACTGCTAAACATTCTTGTTATTTTCATCCCAAAAGTCTGAGAAAAATTGAGATTTATGCTGCAACCATGTTTGCACTATTTTTTGGGACTAATACAGACCTTATACTTGGAAGGTATTTTGATCTTTATAGCTATTTTGGAAAAGGTATCGAGGCAAAAGCTTTTATCGGGCAATATTTGTATTATATCCCTATTAATATCTTGTATCTCAACTATTTTCCTCAGAATAAAGGGTTGAAAGCGAAAATTGGCTATATTCTATGCTGGACAGTCTTTTCAGTCTGGTTTGAATGGGTTGGCTGAACTAACTTCCTTTTTTAACTATACTGGATGGAAGCTCTGGTATTCTGCTCTAGCCTATCCACTTATTTTTACGATTCTTAGCTGTAATTTAAAATTGATAAAGATTTATAAAACAATAAGAACGGCTTAGCTGCAGCCGTTCTAAATTACTATGTCTTTATTTTTTTGCGATTATAATCCTCATTAAATTCTTTACCTTCTAAATCCTTGTCCAATGTTAGCGGTTCCTTACAATACATGCACATATCAACACGTCCGAGTATTTTTGTAGGCTTTTCACATGAGGGACAAATGACTTGAACCGCTTTCGTTGAAAGCATCCCAATCCAAAAATACACGACTGTACTAGCGATGATTGAAATCATACCCAGCATCATAAAAATCGTCATTACCCACATATTTGTTCGAAAGAAAACACCAACATACATAATAATGAAACCAATAAAGATTAAGCTTAAAGCAAAAGTTCTTATTTTATTTATTTTACTAGTATATTTGCGAGCCATAACAATAACCTCCCAGTTTTAATATAGCACAGGTTGCAGGGCAGATAAATTGTTAACTCAAATTAGAAATAATGTTTGTTTGTATGTTGATGTTATTTTATACTATCAGAGTTAAATTTTTAGAAAATCGCATTTGAA from Metabacillus sediminilitoris carries:
- a CDS encoding YgzB family protein — encoded protein: MARKYTSKINKIRTFALSLIFIGFIIMYVGVFFRTNMWVMTIFMMLGMISIIASTVVYFWIGMLSTKAVQVICPSCEKPTKILGRVDMCMYCKEPLTLDKDLEGKEFNEDYNRKKIKT
- the perR gene encoding peroxide-responsive transcriptional repressor PerR, whose translation is MSEHQLKDALDSLKQTGVRITPQRHAILEFLVDSMTHPTADDIYKALEGKFPNMSVATVYNNLRVFREVGLVKELTYGDSSSRFDFVTSDHYHCICEKCGKIVDFHYPGLDEVEALAAHVTGFKVSHHRLEIYGMCNSCEKNETH